A window of Theropithecus gelada isolate Dixy chromosome 14, Tgel_1.0, whole genome shotgun sequence contains these coding sequences:
- the TSPAN18 gene encoding tetraspanin-18 encodes MPEELPRWSTMEGDCLSCMKYLMFVFNFFIFLGGACLLAIGIWVMVDPTGFREIVAANPLLLTGAYILLAMGGLLFLLGFLGCCGAVRENKCLLLFFFLFILIIFLAELSAAILAFIFRENLTREFFTKELTKHYQGNNDTDVFSATWNSVMITFGCCGVNGPEDFKFASVFRLLTLDSEEVPEACCRREPQSRDGVLLSREECLLGRSLFLNKQGCYTVILNTFETYVYLAGALAIGVLAIELFAMIFAMCLFRGIQ; translated from the exons ATGCCTGAAGAACTGCCCAG GTGGAGCACCATGGAAGGCGATTGTTTGAGCTGCATGAAGTACCTgatgtttgttttcaatttcttcatattt CTGGGCGGGGCCTGCCTGCTAGCCATCGGCATCTGGGTCATGGTGGACCCCACCGGCTTCCGGGAGATCGTGGCTGCCAATCCTCTGCTCCTCACGGGCGCCTACATCCTCCTGGCCATGGGGGGCCTGCTCTTTCTGCTCGGCTTCCTGGGCTGCTGCGGGGCCGTCCGTGAGAACAAGTGTCTGCTGCTATTT TTCTTCCTATTCATCCTGATCATCTTCCTGGCGGAGCTCTCAGCAGCCATCCTGGCCTTCATCTTCAGGGAAAAT ctCACCCGAGAATTCTTCACCAAGGAGCTCACCAAGCACTACCAGGGCAATAACGACACGGACGTCTTCTCCGCCACCTGGAACTCGGTCATGATCACA TTTGGTTGCTGCGGGGTCAACGGGCCTGAAGACTTTAAGTTTGCATCTGTGTTTCGACTCCTGACCCTGGACAGTGAAGAGGTGCCGGAGGCCTGCTGCCGGAGGGAACCCCAAAGTCGGGACGGGGTCCTGCTGAGCCGGGAGGAGTGCCTCCTGGGAAGGAGCCTGTTCCTAAACAAGCAG GGCTGTTACACGGTGATCCTCAACACCTTCGAAACCTACGTCTACCTGGCCGGAGCCCTTGCCATCGGGGTACTGGCCATCGAG CTTTTCGCCATGATCTTCGCCATGTGCCTCTTCCGGGGCATCCAGTAG